ATGTCGGTTACTGGTTAAGCCACTTCCTGACGGAGATGGGTGCTAAAGTCGTTGCAATCGGCGATATAGGGGGTGCAATATATAACTCCAATGGATTTAATCCGGATGAGGTGAAGGCGGTGGAGAGGAAGACGGGAACAGTGGTTAATTACACGGGCCCCGGCACCAGGAAGATAGGAATGGATGAATTGCTGACCCTGAACGTGGATATACTGGTTCCAGCGGCAGTGGAGGGAGTAATTAATTACTCAAATGCCAATGCAGTGAAGGCAAAGCTAATAATGGAAGCCGCCAATGGACCCGTAACATCGGATGCAGAGGAGATGCTATACAAGAGGGGCATATATGTGTTCCCAGACATAGGGGTAAATGCTGGTGGAGTCGTCATGAGCTACTTGGAGTGGGTCGAGAATCTGCAATGGTTCATATGGGATGAGGAGGAAACCAAAAAGAAACTTGACTTCATGATAACCAACGCATTCAATAGGGTCTACGATAGATGGCAGAAAATGAATGGCGCTACGATAAGGGATGCCGCATATATAGATGCATTGGACAGGATATACCAAGCCATGAAGTGGAGGGGCTGGATCTAATAGCAATTGTTATAGGGATGCCTCAATTCACTCAATAATCGGTTCTGTTCTGTAAGAGCGTGATTTTCATTATTCATTAATGACCCTCCATGAGGCTTAGGGCTGGAATTCCAGAAATTAGGATAAAGGGAATTATTTTTAACGCGGCTGGGATAATGATTAGCGTTGCAAAATGGCTGGAGTCCATATAGGTCCAGCCGGAATTCCAATAACATTGAGGCAAAGAAAAAGGAATGCCGGCACCATGGATGCGGTTAGGTACGTTCGTGAAATCGGGTTAAACGCCATGGAAGTTGAGTTCGTTCAAGGAGTACGTATGAGCATTGAGGCGGCCGAGGAGGTGGGGAAAATAGCTGAGGAGGCTGGGGTTAGGTTGTCGATTCATGCCCCATACTTCATTAATCTATGCAGCGATGAGGCGAGCAAAGTTAATGCTAGCATATCCAGGTTAAAGGAATCCCTTGAGCGCGGCGATGCAATGAGTGCCAAAGTCGTCGTTTTTCATCCAGCATATTATGGGAAACTAGGTCACGAGGGTTGTTTTAACAAGGTTAAAAGCGAGGTAAGCGAATTAATTAAGTGGATGAATGATAATGACATCAAAGCGAAGCTGGGGCTGGAAGTAATGGCCAGGGACTCACAATTTGGTTCTCTTGATGAAACAATTAACCTAGTTAAGGAATTATCGAGTGATTTAGTCACTGTCGTAATTGATTGGGGTCATGTGTATGCCCGCAACGGCGGTTCAATTAATTACGCGGAAATACTTGACAAATGGATGGATGCCTTTCCAAAGGATGAACTGCACACTCACTTCACCTGCGTTAAATTCAGGAATGGGAAATGGGTGGATGAACATGAACCCATGGATGCAGAGACCCCGCCATTCGAACCCCTTGCAGTGGAGCTGGGTAAGAGGGCTCTATCCATAACAATAATAAGCGAGACGCCGTTAATAGAAATCGATGCGATCAAGATGAGGGATATATTGATTAAGCACGGGAATGAAATTCGCTAAGCCCCTGCTCAACATAGGTCCCTCCCCGCTCTAAATGGTAGGCTTAGCGTTTGTTATGCAAGGTTTACGCAACACCATAAAACATTAAAATGTGGACTTGATTTTTGCATATGGTTTTCGAGAACCCCACGATAAGGGAGATCCTGGATAGGTATAAACAGATCTGGGCCCTGCGACACGCATCGGCATTAATGGACTGGGACGTACAAACATACATGCCGCCCCAAGGCATAGAGCACAGAAGCATAGCGATTGCCCAATTAAGTCTCCTTAGCCAGAAATTCATTACTGATCCATCATTTATAGCATTAGTGGAGAAAGCCGAGGGGGCGGAGCTAAATGATTATGAGAGGGGAGTGGTGCGGGTGCTTAAGCGGGAAATAAAGTACAATACCAAGATACCACCGAAGTTATTAGAGGAAATAACTGTAACGACTCAGGAAGCCACCGTTGCGTGGCGTGAGGCTCGGGAAAAGTCTAATTTCTCCCTCTTTAGGCCTAGGCTTGAAAAAATAATAGAATTATCGAGGCAAGTTGCGGAGAAACTGGGTTATGAGAAGCATCCATATAATGCGTTACTAGATTTATATGAGGAGGGATTCACTGTAGCCGATGCGGATGCCATTTTCTCCAAACTAGTTCCCAGCTTGAGGAGCATAATAAATAGACAGAAAATGCCGCCCCATAGTCCACTTGAGGACGTGAAGTATGAACGGGGCCCCGCCGAGGCCATGATAAATGATATATTAAGGACGATGGGTTATGATTTCAATAGGTTCAGGGTGGATGTTTCCCCCCATCCATTCACGATAGGGCTCGGCCCCAGGGACGTGAGGATAACAGTTAGATATGAGGGCATAGATTTCAAGCGTGTTCTATTCTCGGCAATACACGAGGGTGGGCACGCGCTTTATGAGCTGCAGCTTGATGAGTCCCTCGCCATGACTCCAATATTCGATGGTGCATCAATGGGCATCCATGAGTCCCAATCCAGATTCTGGGAGAACATAGTTGGTCGTAGTAAGCCATTTGTTGAGGCAATGTACCCAATAATGAAAAAGCACCTAGGTTTTCTCAACGCCTATTCGCCGAGCGATCTATATATTTACTTCAATACTGTTAAGCCCAGCCTAATTAGGGTTGATGCTGATGAGGTAACATATAACATGCATATAGCGGTTAGGTATGAGCTAGAGAAGTTAATGTTAACAGGCGAGATAAAGGTAAGCGATTTGCCGGAGCTCTGGAATAGAAAAATGGAGGAGTACCTCGGGATTCATCCATCCAATGATGCCGAGGGAGTGCTGCAGGACATTCATTGGAGCCAGGGATCCATAGGATACTTCCCAACATACACCCTGGGCAATTTAGTGGCAGCCATGGTGGGTCACTTCGCCGGAAAACTACTTGATGAAGTTGCAGAGCTCAAGTTTGATGGTTTAAAGGCCTGGCTACGCGAGAAGATTCATAGATATGGAGCAACTTATGATCCAAAAACGCTTCTTAAGAAATCATTTGGAGAATCATATAACCCGGATTACCTAATAAATTACCTAAGCAGAAAATACCTTTAGGGCATTTTTTGCCCGGAAAAAATTGAATATTTATACTATTTAGGGATCGGTAAATTTCGCTTTTAAGGGGGCAGTATTGCCCCTTTGTTTTCGATAATTAATGGCTAGCCCCTTCATTATTGGTTTAATTTATAAGGCTGGGGATGCAAAATATTTATTAGACTGTGAATATAATAGTGAAATGAATGTTCATTAGGCTATACAAGGCCTCGACTGTATTACAGGAGATAGATAGTGAATTGGAGTCGCTTCATAGTGTTAAGGTGGAGTTAGAGTCATTAATGGTGAGGGAGGATAATAACTCAAATTTCGAGAGAAAGCTTCAACGCGTCGCCACGGTGAGGAGCGTGGGATATAGATCATTATCGATTAGCGGGGATTTTGAGGTGTTGATAATACCTGCCTCGCTTCATCTGAAGGGGAGGCTCAGCGATATAATGAATGAAATAACCAAGATAATAGAGCAATTGGAGAAGATCAAGGGGGTTATCGGCAAGATAAATGGCATTAACTCGGCTGGATTCATAATGGTATTGGTCGGAGGCAATAAGCCTAAGGTGGTGATTTTACCATGAGTGTTCGGCGTGAATTCAAGAGCGATGAGCCTGAGAAGGCCATTAATTATACCACATTAAGGGAACTCAGCGATAAAATAGAGCGGCAAATAAGGCAAATCGAGGATAGAATAAATGAATTAAGTGAATTGCATAAGTCAATATCGGGAACAATTAGTTCACCCAATACTATTAGATATAGAACAATAGAGTTAGGAGGCAAGATCGGGCAAGGATTCCCCGTCTTAGTGATGGATTCTAACCCAGATAGTTATGCCTTCTATGTACAGGAATCACTGAACTTCTATAGATTAGAGCACAAGAAATTAACTATAATTAGGGATGAGGTGAATGCACTCCTTAAAATGAATATGGGGGACATCAACGTAATGTACCTATCCATGAGCGGAGTGCCCTCTAGAATAGTTATATTTCCAAGGACTAGGCTAGACGAGAGGAAATCAGGCCCATGATAATAACCACTAACATG
The nucleotide sequence above comes from Thermocladium sp. ECH_B. Encoded proteins:
- a CDS encoding endonuclease IV, whose product is MAGVHIGPAGIPITLRQRKRNAGTMDAVRYVREIGLNAMEVEFVQGVRMSIEAAEEVGKIAEEAGVRLSIHAPYFINLCSDEASKVNASISRLKESLERGDAMSAKVVVFHPAYYGKLGHEGCFNKVKSEVSELIKWMNDNDIKAKLGLEVMARDSQFGSLDETINLVKELSSDLVTVVIDWGHVYARNGGSINYAEILDKWMDAFPKDELHTHFTCVKFRNGKWVDEHEPMDAETPPFEPLAVELGKRALSITIISETPLIEIDAIKMRDILIKHGNEIR
- a CDS encoding peptidase M32, with the protein product MVFENPTIREILDRYKQIWALRHASALMDWDVQTYMPPQGIEHRSIAIAQLSLLSQKFITDPSFIALVEKAEGAELNDYERGVVRVLKREIKYNTKIPPKLLEEITVTTQEATVAWREAREKSNFSLFRPRLEKIIELSRQVAEKLGYEKHPYNALLDLYEEGFTVADADAIFSKLVPSLRSIINRQKMPPHSPLEDVKYERGPAEAMINDILRTMGYDFNRFRVDVSPHPFTIGLGPRDVRITVRYEGIDFKRVLFSAIHEGGHALYELQLDESLAMTPIFDGASMGIHESQSRFWENIVGRSKPFVEAMYPIMKKHLGFLNAYSPSDLYIYFNTVKPSLIRVDADEVTYNMHIAVRYELEKLMLTGEIKVSDLPELWNRKMEEYLGIHPSNDAEGVLQDIHWSQGSIGYFPTYTLGNLVAAMVGHFAGKLLDEVAELKFDGLKAWLREKIHRYGATYDPKTLLKKSFGESYNPDYLINYLSRKYL